Proteins encoded together in one Lathyrus oleraceus cultivar Zhongwan6 chromosome 5, CAAS_Psat_ZW6_1.0, whole genome shotgun sequence window:
- the LOC127082621 gene encoding secreted RxLR effector protein 161-like, which yields MNKIPYASAIGSIMYAMLCTRPDVSYALSATSRYQSDPGDAHWVAVKNILKYLRRTKDSFLIYGGQEELAVIGYTDASFQTDKDDFRSQSGYVFCLNGGAVSWKSSKQDTVADSTTEAEYIAASSAAKEFREIGNMMIRDEGIYLKKENVNAKVHYTYLDSRDSLLNQ from the exons atgaataagattccatatgcatctgcaataggatctatcatgtatgccatgttatgtactcgaccagatgtctcgtatgctttgagtgcaacgagtaggtaccaatctgatcctggtgatgctcactgggtagcagtcaagaatatccttaagtatttaagaaggactaaggactcattcttgatatatggaggtcaggaagagttggctgtaattggatacaccgatgctagcttccagacagataaggatgactttagatcgcaatctggttatgtgttttgcttaaacggtggcgctgtgagctggaaaagttcaaagcaagatacagttgctgattctacaaccgaggccgagtatattgctgcctcaagtgcagcaaaggaa TTTAGAGAAATAGGCAACATGATGATTAGAGATGAAGGAATATATCTGAAAAAGGAGAATGTGAATGCTAAAGTCCATTATACTTACCTAGATTCAAGAG ATTCTTTACTAAATCAATAA